A stretch of the Arachis stenosperma cultivar V10309 chromosome 6, arast.V10309.gnm1.PFL2, whole genome shotgun sequence genome encodes the following:
- the LOC130936655 gene encoding protein NETWORKED 3A-like isoform X1, which yields MENNDHESWSSAHIYKSQWLQTTISDLDEKLEAMMTILEDGSNSPNDEHRDYKWREDFMCMLEEFGQSYRALAIAHNQLKCKISDGTYKTSENDVFHSRSLLSSGISKSPLKGPDINFGCTNTNSVSNKQEGEYHEFLSADSCSMKLKPELEGRDTETEEGMTDLSINRNDSMKIGDSEINLEDPSMVEFKCDNKWSAMEFQIAKLTKDNVNQFIELARRNDEKRETIRRLHLEVEDLKRKNRVLLFSSRYSNANLERHEPWISNPGGSNIGKLFRGCSP from the exons ATGGAAAATAATGATCATGAATCTTGGAGTTCTGCACATATCTACAAGTCTCAATGGCTTCAAACAACCATATCAg ATTTGGATGAGAAATTGGAAGCCATGATGACCATTTTAGAGGATGGCAGCAACTCTCCAAACGACGAACACAGAGATTATAAATGGAGAGAAGACTTCATGTGCATGCTTGAAGAATTTGGCCAGTCTTACCGCGCTTTAGCCATAGCACATAACCAACTCAAGTGCAAAATATCTGATGGTACCTATAAAACCTCTGAAAATGATGTCTTTCATTCAAGATCTTTATTATCTTCTGGTATATCAAAATCTCCCCTGAAGGGTCCTGATATCAATTTTGGTTGTACCAATACAAATTCTGTATCAAATAAGCAAGAAGGTGAATACCATGAGTTTTTATCAGCTGACTCATGCAGCATGAAACTTAAACCAGAGCTTGAAGGTAGAGACACTGAAACAGAAGAAGGAATGACTGATCTCTCTATCAATAGAAATGATTCTATGAAGATTGGTGATTCGGAAATAAACCTCGAAGATCCATCAATGGTGGAATTTAAATGCGACAATAAGTGGTCGGCAATGGAGTTTCAAATTGCGAAGCTTACAAAAGATAATGTAAACCAATTTATAGAGTTGGCCAGAAGAAATGACGAAAAGAGAGAAACCATAAGAAGGCTTCACTTGGAGGTGGAAGATTTGAAGCGTAAGAACAGGGTCCTGCTGTTTTCTTCAAGGTACTCCAATGCTAATTTAGAACGCCATGAACCGTGGATATCAAACCCAGGAGGAAGTAACATAGGCAAACTCTTCAGAGGTTGCTCTCCATGA
- the LOC130936655 gene encoding uncharacterized protein LOC130936655 isoform X2, with translation MMTILEDGSNSPNDEHRDYKWREDFMCMLEEFGQSYRALAIAHNQLKCKISDGTYKTSENDVFHSRSLLSSGISKSPLKGPDINFGCTNTNSVSNKQEGEYHEFLSADSCSMKLKPELEGRDTETEEGMTDLSINRNDSMKIGDSEINLEDPSMVEFKCDNKWSAMEFQIAKLTKDNVNQFIELARRNDEKRETIRRLHLEVEDLKRKNRVLLFSSRYSNANLERHEPWISNPGGSNIGKLFRGCSP, from the coding sequence ATGATGACCATTTTAGAGGATGGCAGCAACTCTCCAAACGACGAACACAGAGATTATAAATGGAGAGAAGACTTCATGTGCATGCTTGAAGAATTTGGCCAGTCTTACCGCGCTTTAGCCATAGCACATAACCAACTCAAGTGCAAAATATCTGATGGTACCTATAAAACCTCTGAAAATGATGTCTTTCATTCAAGATCTTTATTATCTTCTGGTATATCAAAATCTCCCCTGAAGGGTCCTGATATCAATTTTGGTTGTACCAATACAAATTCTGTATCAAATAAGCAAGAAGGTGAATACCATGAGTTTTTATCAGCTGACTCATGCAGCATGAAACTTAAACCAGAGCTTGAAGGTAGAGACACTGAAACAGAAGAAGGAATGACTGATCTCTCTATCAATAGAAATGATTCTATGAAGATTGGTGATTCGGAAATAAACCTCGAAGATCCATCAATGGTGGAATTTAAATGCGACAATAAGTGGTCGGCAATGGAGTTTCAAATTGCGAAGCTTACAAAAGATAATGTAAACCAATTTATAGAGTTGGCCAGAAGAAATGACGAAAAGAGAGAAACCATAAGAAGGCTTCACTTGGAGGTGGAAGATTTGAAGCGTAAGAACAGGGTCCTGCTGTTTTCTTCAAGGTACTCCAATGCTAATTTAGAACGCCATGAACCGTGGATATCAAACCCAGGAGGAAGTAACATAGGCAAACTCTTCAGAGGTTGCTCTCCATGA
- the LOC130936655 gene encoding protein NETWORKED 3A-like isoform X3, with amino-acid sequence MENNDHESWSSAHIYKSQWLQTTISDLDEKLEAMMTILEDGSNSPNDEHRDYKWREDFMCMLEEFGQSYRALAIAHNQLKCKISDEGEYHEFLSADSCSMKLKPELEGRDTETEEGMTDLSINRNDSMKIGDSEINLEDPSMVEFKCDNKWSAMEFQIAKLTKDNVNQFIELARRNDEKRETIRRLHLEVEDLKRKNRVLLFSSRYSNANLERHEPWISNPGGSNIGKLFRGCSP; translated from the exons ATGGAAAATAATGATCATGAATCTTGGAGTTCTGCACATATCTACAAGTCTCAATGGCTTCAAACAACCATATCAg ATTTGGATGAGAAATTGGAAGCCATGATGACCATTTTAGAGGATGGCAGCAACTCTCCAAACGACGAACACAGAGATTATAAATGGAGAGAAGACTTCATGTGCATGCTTGAAGAATTTGGCCAGTCTTACCGCGCTTTAGCCATAGCACATAACCAACTCAAGTGCAAAATATCTGATG AAGGTGAATACCATGAGTTTTTATCAGCTGACTCATGCAGCATGAAACTTAAACCAGAGCTTGAAGGTAGAGACACTGAAACAGAAGAAGGAATGACTGATCTCTCTATCAATAGAAATGATTCTATGAAGATTGGTGATTCGGAAATAAACCTCGAAGATCCATCAATGGTGGAATTTAAATGCGACAATAAGTGGTCGGCAATGGAGTTTCAAATTGCGAAGCTTACAAAAGATAATGTAAACCAATTTATAGAGTTGGCCAGAAGAAATGACGAAAAGAGAGAAACCATAAGAAGGCTTCACTTGGAGGTGGAAGATTTGAAGCGTAAGAACAGGGTCCTGCTGTTTTCTTCAAGGTACTCCAATGCTAATTTAGAACGCCATGAACCGTGGATATCAAACCCAGGAGGAAGTAACATAGGCAAACTCTTCAGAGGTTGCTCTCCATGA